From a region of the Macadamia integrifolia cultivar HAES 741 unplaced genomic scaffold, SCU_Mint_v3 scaffold1102, whole genome shotgun sequence genome:
- the LOC122062766 gene encoding ammonium transporter 1 member 3-like, giving the protein MAVSWEESVTYSINTVYLLFSAYLVFIMQLGFAMLCAGSVRAKNTMNIMLTNVVDAVVGSISYYLFGFAFAFGTGSDSNPFIGSHFFALKDIPNDTYDYSFFLYQWAFAIAVAGITSGSIAERTQFTSYLIFSFFLTGFVYPIVAHWVWSSTGWLSPSSSRLVFGSGAIDFAGSGVVHLVGGIAGLWGALIEGPRVGRFDAFGKPVSMRGHNATLVVLGTFLLWFGWFGFNPGSFDKILVSYPSTTNQGNWTGVGRTAVTTTLAGSMAGIVTLFARRLLIGHWDALDVCNGVLGGFVAITSGCSVVEPWAAIVCGFFAALVLIGLNILALKLKFDDPLEATQLHGGCGAWGLIFTGLFAKQEFVIQAYDSGESGVVRPYGLLMGGGWGLLGSQLIEVLVIVGWVSATMGPLFYCLHKLRLLRTPVDDEIAGLDISSHGGYAYMANPEENNPRFYADYMRMHD; this is encoded by the coding sequence ATGGCGGTGTCATGGGAAGAAAGCGTCACATACTCAATCAACACCGTTTATCTCCTCTTCTCAGCTTACCTAGTCTTCATCATGCAGCTTGGCTTCGCCATGCTCTGTGCTGGTTCAGTCCGAGCTAAGAACACCATGAACATAATGCTCACCAACGTCGTCGACGCCGTCGTCGGTAGCATCTCCTATTACCTCTTCGGTTTCGCTTTCGCCTTCGGCACCGGCTCTGATTCAAACCCCTTTATAGGCTCTCACTTCTTCGCCCTCAAAGACATCCCCAACGACACCTACGACTACAGCTTCTTCCTCTACCAATGGGCTTTCGCCATTGCCGTTGCCGGAATCACGAGCGGCTCCATCGCTGAGCGGACTCAGTTCACTTCTTATcttattttctccttcttccttacTGGGTTTGTTTACCCGATTGTGGCTCACTGGGTCTGGTCATCTACCGGTTGGTTAAGCCCGAGTTCGAGCCGGTTAGTGTTCGGCTCCGGCGCAATCGACTTCGCCGGAAGTGGTGTGGTTCACTTGGTTGGTGGAATTGCAGGGTTGTGGGGAGCATTGATTGAAGGGCCCCGAGTTGGACGATTTGATGCGTTTGGTAAGCCCGTGTCAATGCGTGGCCACAATGCCACTCTTGTGGTACTTGGGACATTCTTGTTGTGGTttggttggttcggtttcaacCCCGGTTCGTTCGATAAAATACTTGTTTCCTACCCAAGCACAACCAATCAGGGAAATTGGACCGGTGTCGGGAGGACTGCGGTAACAACTACACTAGCCGGTTCGATGGCCGGGATTGTCACTTTATTTGCCCGGCGATTACTAATCGGTCATTGGGATGCATTGGATGTATGTAATGGTGTGTTAGGTGGGTTTGTTGCAATTACATCGGGTTGTTCTGTGGTTGAACCGTGGGCCGCAATTGTTTGCGGTTTTTTTGCTGCTCTGGTTTTGATTGGGCTCAACATATTGGCCCTTAAACTGAAGTTTGATGATCCATTAGAGGCAACCCAATTGCATGGAGGGTGTGGGGCTTGGGGACTTATATTTACAGGTCTGTTTGCCAAACAGGAATTTGTAATTCAAGCTTATGACTCTGGGGAGAGTGGTGTGGTTCGACCATATGGTCTGTTAATGGGTGGTGGTTGGGGTTTGCTTGGTTCACAATTGATTGAAGTTTTGGTGATTGTTGGTTGGGTTAGTGCCACAATGGGTCCCCTCTTTTATTGTCTCCATAAGCTCAGGCTTCTGAGGACACCTGTTGATGATGAAATTGCAGGGCTTGACATCTCTAGCCATGGAGGATATGCATATATGGCCAATCCAGAAGAGAACAACCCTCGTTTTTATGCTGATTACATGAGGATGCATGATTAA